The genomic interval TCCTTCAGTCGATCGACGGCGTACAGATAGCCGTCCGCGTCCTGGCGGAACACGTCGCCCGTGTGCAGCCAGCCGTCTTTCTCGATGGTCTCGGCCGTCCGCTCGGGCTGCCGCCAGTACCCCTGCATGACGTTGAATCCGCGCACCAGAAGCTCGCCGGGTTCGCCCACCGGCACGTCCCGGCCTTCCGCGTCGACGATGCGGACCTCCGTCCCCGGAATCGGCAGGCCGCAGGACGACAACCGGCGCTTGTCCGGATGGGGCGGCTGCAGCGTCGCGAGCGGCGACAGCTCGGTCTGACCGTAGCCCTCGACAATCACGATGTCGGTCTGCGCCTCGAACTCGCGGATGGTCTCGACGGGGACCGGCGCGCCGCCGACAAGACCTACGCGCAGCGAAGACACATCGGCCGGGTGCCTTTTCAGCGCCTCGTTCAGCAGCATGAAGATGCTCGGCACGCCGCAGATGAAGGTCACTCGATGCCGCTCGATCTCGCCAAGCACGGCGCGGGGCGCGAACGTGCCGGATCGGATGAACAGCGTACCGCCCGCGAGCAGCGCGTGCAAAATCTCGACGCAGATGGAGAAGCAGTGCGTCATGGGGAGCAGGTTCAGGATGCGTTCTCTATCGGTTGACTCGAGGTAATCGCACACGGTCTGCGCGGTGCGGAGGACACCTTCGTGGCTCAGCATGACGCCCTTCGGCCGGCCCGTGGTTCCCGAGGTGTACAGGATCATGGCCGTCGAATCGGTGCGCACGTCCGCGCTGTGCGGCGCGCCTTCGCCGCCCGACTCCACGCGCCGCCACAGTGCATCTGGCGTGAGCCACCGCCGCACGCTCGCCATGTCGCCGTGCGCGGCGAGCGCTTCTGCGCGATCCGGCGCGCCCATGAATGCGCTTGCTTCGACGTCCTGCAGGATGAAGGCCATCTCCGGCAGGGACAGCGTCGGGTTGATGGGCACGGCGATGGCGCCCATGGACGTGACGGCGCCGTACGCCACCACCATCTCCGGCGAATTCTCAAGCGCAAGCGCGACGCGATCGCCTGGCCGAATGCCCTCGTCTTGAAGCCAAGCCGAAACCGCCGCACACGCCTTCGCGTACGCCTGATACGAGAGCGTCGCCGGTGCGTCGCCATCGAGCCTCCATACGAGGTACGGCGCTTCGCCCATGCGCTCCGCCTGGACCTCGATGATGGCTGGGTAGGTGAAGATTCGTTTCACAAAGTAGCCCCCTCGCGATTTCTACCGCGAGTATATCACGGGAAGGATGTGCGCAGGCTGACACCTCACAGCGCCCCTCGAGGCAACTTGGCGATGAGCACGCGCGTCCCCTTGGGCCGCACATCCTTCGCGTCAGGCTCCCTTGTGATGCCGACCATCTCCGCCTCGCGCGGCGGGCTCGGGAGCATGGCGATCCCGACGCCGCGAGGATCCACCCGGAGCGTGGCCGCCAGCTCATGCACGCTGCCGTGCACGTACCACACGCTATAGGCGCCGGGCGCCGACACCGGCTTCAGACCCTCGACCACGAGGACGAGCCGCTGCGATTGCCCCTGCCGGAAGACGTACAGGCTGCCATGGGCCTCGTCGCCGACGGGCGTCATATCGACGTCGGCGATGGGCGTGCTCGCCGCGGTGGCGATGGCGTCCGCGGGCGGGCCCTGCAGAGAGGACGCCGACTTCCAGACCACCGCGAGAGCGAGCGAGGCCGCGACGGCGGCAGCGGACGCCGCATAAGCCCAGATCCGGTACAGGCGCTCCGGCCGCATGCGCCATAGGCGGCGTCCCCCAGGCTGGAGCCGCGGCCGTGGTCCGAGCACGCGCGCAAGGATGTCCTTCTTCCACGACTCGGCATACGCCCGATCCACCTCGCCCGGTTCGGCCTCCAAGAGCATCTGCCAGGAAGGCATGACCTCGGCGAGTGCCCTCTGGCACGCGCTGCAGTGGGCCACGTGGCGCTCGAACGCCTCCAGCGTGGGCTCGTCGAGTTCGCCCGTCAGGTACGCGGTGAGATATCGGCACAGGCGCCGGGACGGACTCATGGTTCCACCTCCGGATATTCAGCCAATTGTTGTCGAAGCCCCCGAAGCCCTCGGTGCAGCCGCGTCTTGACCGTTCCCAGCGGAATCTGGAGCCGTTCGGCGATCTCGCGCAGCGTCAGGCCTTGCACGTACGCGAGGACGAGCACGTCGCGCTCCTCCGCCCGGATGGCGCGCATGGCGCGGGCGAGATCGGCGCGAAGAAGCGTCGAGTCATCCGAGGCATCGGACGGCGCGCGAGGTTCCACGTCCAGCTGGAGGAATCGCTCTCGGGGCTTCGCGCGGCGCAGGTGATCCACCGCGATGTGGCGCGTGACGACGGCCAACCAGTGGGCAACCGGCCCAAGTGCGGGATTGTACGATCGCGTCCGCCAGACGCGCAAAAAGACGTCCTGAACGACGTCTTTGACCGTGTCTGGATCCCTTATCATTTTGCGCGCGATGGCGGTTACGCGGGGCGCATGCCGCTGATACAGCTCCTGCAGCGCATCCGCATCGCCCGCCGCCACGCGCAACATCAGTTCTTCGTCAGATGGCACGCGATCCTCTCCTCGCGCGCCGCCCCGGCGCGTGTGCAGAGGCGGCGCGGATGGCGTGATACCGTCACTTCTTGGCGGACGCGTGGGCGTGTGCCACTGCGGACTTCGCCGGCTGCACCGTATTCATCCACGCGCTGCCCGTCGCTTGGCCGTAGTCCGCGAGGAAGTCGGACGCGGCGAACCACGCGACGAGCTGGCCGTTCTTCTCAGGGCCGATGAGCACCACCGGTTGTGCGGCCCCCTTCGGCCATTGGATGGCGTCGTGGAACGAGAAGTCGCCCTGGCTGTCGAGCTTCACCGGCGGCAGCACGATGGGCGCCGCGTTGGCAAACGTGATCTCCGCCCCGACCTCCGTAATGCCGTTCGTGGTGCCGCCGATCTTGGCCGGAACCGGCTGGCCGTTCTCCATGTAGCCCTGCTTCGGGATGATGAGCCACTTTCCGCTCGCCGTAA from Alicyclobacillus acidocaldarius subsp. acidocaldarius DSM 446 carries:
- a CDS encoding class I adenylate-forming enzyme family protein, which encodes MKRIFTYPAIIEVQAERMGEAPYLVWRLDGDAPATLSYQAYAKACAAVSAWLQDEGIRPGDRVALALENSPEMVVAYGAVTSMGAIAVPINPTLSLPEMAFILQDVEASAFMGAPDRAEALAAHGDMASVRRWLTPDALWRRVESGGEGAPHSADVRTDSTAMILYTSGTTGRPKGVMLSHEGVLRTAQTVCDYLESTDRERILNLLPMTHCFSICVEILHALLAGGTLFIRSGTFAPRAVLGEIERHRVTFICGVPSIFMLLNEALKRHPADVSSLRVGLVGGAPVPVETIREFEAQTDIVIVEGYGQTELSPLATLQPPHPDKRRLSSCGLPIPGTEVRIVDAEGRDVPVGEPGELLVRGFNVMQGYWRQPERTAETIEKDGWLHTGDVFRQDADGYLYAVDRLKDVIIYGGFNIYPKEVESVLYRHASVLEAYVVGAPDALKGEIPVAFVRIDESADPAAVQAELEALCREELAPYKRPRRYHFVDSFPKTSTGKVLRRELRQIAATR
- a CDS encoding anti-sigma factor codes for the protein MSPSRRLCRYLTAYLTGELDEPTLEAFERHVAHCSACQRALAEVMPSWQMLLEAEPGEVDRAYAESWKKDILARVLGPRPRLQPGGRRLWRMRPERLYRIWAYAASAAAVAASLALAVVWKSASSLQGPPADAIATAASTPIADVDMTPVGDEAHGSLYVFRQGQSQRLVLVVEGLKPVSAPGAYSVWYVHGSVHELAATLRVDPRGVGIAMLPSPPREAEMVGITREPDAKDVRPKGTRVLIAKLPRGAL
- a CDS encoding RNA polymerase sigma factor, with amino-acid sequence MPSDEELMLRVAAGDADALQELYQRHAPRVTAIARKMIRDPDTVKDVVQDVFLRVWRTRSYNPALGPVAHWLAVVTRHIAVDHLRRAKPRERFLQLDVEPRAPSDASDDSTLLRADLARAMRAIRAEERDVLVLAYVQGLTLREIAERLQIPLGTVKTRLHRGLRGLRQQLAEYPEVEP